Within Natronocella acetinitrilica, the genomic segment CAGGCATGAATCTGCAGGCTGCGGTCCTGCCCGGTGGGCAGGGGGCGTGGCGTTGGCGCCGCCAGATCGACGATGTCCCGCTGGATTGCGCCCAGCAGTGACGCGTTCTCCGGCCGGCGATAAGCCATGACGTCTCCGAGTTCGGGCTCCTGGATGCCCGATAGCTCCTCGGAGTAGAGCAGTCGAATGAAATCGCGTCCCGAGCGCCCCAGGGAGGCCAGCAGGGGGTTGCCTGACTCGATGGGCGCCTCCCCGGCGGGCAGCTCTGTCTCCACCGGAAAGTCTACGCTGAGTCTGTTCGCCTCCAGGTCGCCCCAGTACACGGGAGAGGGGTTTTGCAGCAGGAAGTGGACATCGATCCGGCCACCCAGGGCATAGAGCGCCCGCAGATAATCCGGCGGCAGATTGCCGAGCCCAAAGCAGAACAGACGCGAGGGCAGGTCCGCCACGTCGAGCCGTCCCGCCGCACACAGGCTGATGAAGGTTTCCATGATCCGCGCGCGGTGGTTCCCGCCCAGTCGCTTCACCAGTCGCCGCCAGACCTCCGCCTGCCAATCCGCCGGCGGCCGCCGCTCGCCCTGACTCTGCTCCCACTGCAGCAGCATGTCCCGTCGATACACCAGGTATTCGTCGAACACATCGGCAAGCTGCGTTGCCAGCTGGAAGCGATGCAGCGGCTTCTGGTCACCGGCGAGATAAGCCGAGATCTGGGGCAGGGATTCGGTCAATTCCGGCAGTAACTGGTAGAGGTGCCACTGCAGGTGTTCCCGGCTCCAGGCGGTGGAGTCCGGATTGCCGGGCAGCGCCTTTTGCAGCAATTGCCAGATGAAGCCCGCCGGCAGGGGGAACTCCATGTTGGCGGCAATGCGCTCACTACCGGCGATCTGCATCTGTAGCCAACGGGCAATGCCACGGTTCGGCACCAGCACCAGGTCGGGTTCCAGCAGCCCGGTGCCCGGCTGGATGCGGCGCAGTTCCGCGAGCAGTTCGGCAAGCTGCGTCAGGTCATTGTGGTGATACAGGTAGAACATTATTTCTGGCGACCGACTTGCTCTGTTTGGCACTATGCTATTCGATACCAGGGAAGAACGGCCGACAGAGCGGCCGCACAACACGAAGGGTGGCAGACCGGCATGCAATTGGCGAGGCGAATCCACTCATTGCCCCTCCGGGTGGCGGTGACTTACTGTGTATTCGCAAGTCTGTGGATTCTCTTCAGTGACTGGGCCTTGTATCTGGTTGGCCTTGACGCCTCGCTCTACGCATGGACCAGCATGGTCAAGGGCCTGGGGTTCGTACTGGTCTCGGGCGTGCTGCTCTACACCCTCGTACGCCGCAATACGGCCATCATTGGCAGGGCTCAGGACGACCTCACTGAGGCGGAATCGCGCCTCCGACGGCTCATGGAGGCACTGCCTCACGGGGTGCTGGAACTCGACGCCCACGGCCGCATTGGCTTCTGCAACACCGCCGGTGGCGACATTCTCGGCCGCCCAGCCGCAGAGTTACTCGGACACCCCTTATCTGCCATTACCGATGACGCCTCCTCGCAGGCCTTGCTTGGCCAGTTGCTCGAGGATTGGGAGCAGGGCGTCGGGCAGGGTGGCGAGATGGTACTGCAGGTTCGGCGCCACGATGGAGGGCATCGTGACGTTGAGCTGAGCTGGGAGAATGAGGCGAAGAGCGGGCGCGGCGTCCGGGCCTGCCTCGTTGTATTAACCGACATTACCGAGCGGTTGGCGGCCGAGCGCTCGCGGCTGCGCCTGGCGGCCGTACTCGAGACCACCAGTGACCTGGTTGCCATGGTCGATCCGGCTGGGCGCGTGCTCTATCTCAATCAGAGCGGTCGTCAGTTGCTCGGTCTCAGGGATGTGCCGGATCTCTCCGCCCTGGAACTCTCCCGATTCATTCCGCCGCGCTGCCGGGTCGTCTTGATGCGCGACGCGCTCACGCAGGCCCGGGAGATGGGTACATGGGCGGGCGACGGCGCCTTGCTGCATGTCGACGGTACCGAGATCCCTGTATCGCAGGTCGTGATTGCCCATACCGACGGTGAGGGTGAGCCACAGTTCTTCTCCACCGTCGCCAGGGATATGACCGAGAAGCGGCGTGCGGAAGCGGCGCTGCACACCTCCCGGGAGCAGTACCGCATGCTGGTGGAAAATACCCAGGAAGGGTTGGCGGTGGCCGAACGCGGCAATGTCCGCTTCGTCAATCCTCGTCTGGTCGCCATGCTGGGCTACCCCGAGGCCATCTACTACATGCGGCCCTGGGTCAGTTTCATCCATCCGGACGACCGTGAGCCCGTCATCGCCTGGTACCGCGGTCGTCGTCATGGTGCGCAGCAGCGCGATATCTGCGCCTTCCGATTGACGGCCGCAGACGGTGAGCTGGTCTGGGTGGAGGCCAAGGCCGTTGATGTGCAGTGGGAGGGCAAGCCGGCAACCCTGTCATTCCTGACGGATGTCAGCGGCCAGATGGAGGCGCAATCCCGGCTCAACTATCTGGCCGACTATGACGAGCTGACGGGGCTGATGAATCGCCGCCCGTTACTTGAGCGGCTCGGCAAGCTGCTGCAGGAGGAGGGCCAGCCGGCTGTTCCTCTGGCGGTGGTCTACGTGGACTTGAGCCGTTTTCAGATCTTCAACGACAGCCATGGTCACAGCATTGGTGATCAGCTGATCCGCATCGCGGCCAATCGGCTGGCGGCGGATGCCTCACGTAACGATCTGGTCGCCCGGGTGGCCGGCGACGAATTCGCCCTGGTCCTGCGTGACGCGCGGGATACCGACGCGCTGTCGCAACGCGTCCGGCAGATGCTCCATCGCCTGGCGGAGGCCGTGCAATTGGGTGGTCACGAGTTCTACCTCAATGCCCGCGCCGGCATCAGCCTGTATCCCTGGGATGGCGAGGATGCCGCCGTGTTGCTTCGTAACGCCGCCAGCGCGCTGGACCTGGCGCGTGCATCGGGGGTGGGCACCTTCCAGTTCTACGCAGCCGCGCTCAACCAGAAAGCGCTGGACCGCCTGACGCTGGAGACAGACCTGCGCCACGCGCTGGCCAAGGGTGAGTTTCACCTGGAGTGGCAACCCCAGGCGGATCTCGCGACGGGGCGGATTCTCGGGGGTGAAGCCCTGTTGCGCTGGCAACACGGCAGCCGTGGCCTGATCAGTCCGGCGGAATTCATTCCGGCGCTGGAGGATACCGGGCTCATCGTGCCGGTGGGCCATTGGGTGCTGGAGCAGGCCTGCCGCCAACAGCGACTGTGGCGGGAGGAGTTGGGGGTCAATCTGCGGGTGTCCATCAATCTCTCACCGAGGCAGGTGGTGCTTGAGGACCTACCGGCTATCGTTGCCGAGATACTCGCCGAGACCGGCGCGGCGCCGGATTGCGTCGAACTCGAGATCACGGAAAGCTCGCTGATTCGCGACCCCGAGGCGGTGGCGCTCAGATTGGGCGAGCTCAAGCGCACTGGCGTCAGCATCGCCGTGGACGACTTTGGCACCG encodes:
- a CDS encoding sensor domain-containing protein — protein: MAVTYCVFASLWILFSDWALYLVGLDASLYAWTSMVKGLGFVLVSGVLLYTLVRRNTAIIGRAQDDLTEAESRLRRLMEALPHGVLELDAHGRIGFCNTAGGDILGRPAAELLGHPLSAITDDASSQALLGQLLEDWEQGVGQGGEMVLQVRRHDGGHRDVELSWENEAKSGRGVRACLVVLTDITERLAAERSRLRLAAVLETTSDLVAMVDPAGRVLYLNQSGRQLLGLRDVPDLSALELSRFIPPRCRVVLMRDALTQAREMGTWAGDGALLHVDGTEIPVSQVVIAHTDGEGEPQFFSTVARDMTEKRRAEAALHTSREQYRMLVENTQEGLAVAERGNVRFVNPRLVAMLGYPEAIYYMRPWVSFIHPDDREPVIAWYRGRRHGAQQRDICAFRLTAADGELVWVEAKAVDVQWEGKPATLSFLTDVSGQMEAQSRLNYLADYDELTGLMNRRPLLERLGKLLQEEGQPAVPLAVVYVDLSRFQIFNDSHGHSIGDQLIRIAANRLAADASRNDLVARVAGDEFALVLRDARDTDALSQRVRQMLHRLAEAVQLGGHEFYLNARAGISLYPWDGEDAAVLLRNAASALDLARASGVGTFQFYAAALNQKALDRLTLETDLRHALAKGEFHLEWQPQADLATGRILGGEALLRWQHGSRGLISPAEFIPALEDTGLIVPVGHWVLEQACRQQRLWREELGVNLRVSINLSPRQVVLEDLPAIVAEILAETGAAPDCVELEITESSLIRDPEAVALRLGELKRTGVSIAVDDFGTGYSSLAYFRRFPVDSLKIDMSFVAEVTGDVDSAEITRTIIAMGQSLRIRVIAEGVETVGQLQFLRRHGCDWMQGFLLARSLLPAAFSEVVRSDLHLPGLAWDELSPRVAFLSDRDVDATPLEEGALGLGLECLRFRDVGDAMESLSADRVVLFVIDGAFREVPIARLVGTIASLYPWVRVVVAHEQRGRRGRQEYGAMVVSLPLLPSEVDQTLRLAVGHARPLAARARP